In Thioalkalivibrio paradoxus ARh 1, the following are encoded in one genomic region:
- a CDS encoding F0F1 ATP synthase subunit epsilon yields MAMTIHVDVVSAEESIYSGEAYMIAAPTELGEIGVYPRHTQLLARLKPGELRIRESEQGEPQHVFVSGGIIEVQPHVVTVLADTAIRAKDLDEAEALEAKRRAEDALAHSKAEFDYAKAQAELVEAAARLQMIQKLRRSS; encoded by the coding sequence ATGGCCATGACCATCCATGTCGACGTCGTCAGCGCCGAGGAGTCGATCTACTCCGGCGAGGCCTACATGATCGCGGCCCCCACCGAACTCGGCGAGATCGGCGTCTATCCCCGCCACACGCAGCTGCTCGCCCGGCTGAAACCCGGGGAACTGCGCATCCGCGAGAGCGAGCAGGGCGAGCCGCAGCATGTGTTCGTGTCCGGCGGGATCATCGAAGTGCAACCGCATGTGGTCACCGTGCTCGCGGACACCGCGATCCGGGCCAAGGATCTCGACGAGGCCGAAGCGCTGGAGGCCAAGCGCCGGGCCGAGGACGCGCTGGCGCATTCCAAGGCCGAGTTCGACTACGCAAAGGCGCAGGCCGAACTCGTCGAGGCGGCGGCACGCCTGCAAATGATCCAGAAGCTGCGCCGTTCCAGCTGA
- the glmU gene encoding bifunctional UDP-N-acetylglucosamine diphosphorylase/glucosamine-1-phosphate N-acetyltransferase GlmU yields the protein MTRPLHVVVLAAGKGTRMRSRRPKVLQPLGGLPLIRHVLERARALSPDAITVVVGHEAAQVRNAAGAEDIRFVEQREQKGTGHAVHLALAGQDPDSRVLVLYGDVPLAPRADLDACLAANAPLAVLGAEIADPTGYGRLIEQPPGHLDRIVEERDADPATRSISRINTGILCAGARDLLRWLAAGEAAAEQRRGEWYLTDVVAEARGEDCPVALLMSSRPEAVLGINDRVQLAAQERLLQRDRAERCMRDGLRLGDPARFDLRGSLASGSDCFIDVNVIIEGDVRLGDAVTIGPGCRLRNVTVGDGAVIDAHSLLESCSVGPDCHVGPFARLRPGARLDAGARVGNFVEMKNALLGPGAKANHLSYLGDASVGARANIGAGTITCNYDGANKHRTDIGADAFIGSNSALVAPVRVGAGATVGAGTVLTRDAPPEQLTLARAPQRTLEGWRRPVKRPRAPEND from the coding sequence ATGACGCGACCGCTGCACGTGGTGGTACTGGCCGCCGGCAAGGGCACGCGCATGCGCTCCAGACGGCCCAAGGTGCTGCAGCCGCTCGGCGGCCTGCCGCTGATCCGCCATGTCCTCGAGCGCGCACGCGCGCTTTCCCCGGACGCGATCACCGTGGTGGTCGGGCACGAAGCGGCGCAGGTCCGGAACGCCGCCGGGGCCGAGGACATCCGCTTCGTCGAGCAGCGCGAGCAGAAAGGCACTGGCCACGCGGTGCATCTCGCGCTCGCCGGCCAGGATCCGGATTCCCGCGTGCTGGTGCTCTACGGCGACGTCCCGCTGGCGCCCCGCGCCGATCTCGACGCCTGCCTGGCCGCCAATGCCCCGCTGGCAGTGCTGGGAGCCGAGATCGCCGACCCCACCGGCTACGGCCGGCTGATCGAACAGCCGCCGGGCCATCTCGACCGCATCGTCGAGGAACGGGACGCCGATCCGGCGACGCGGTCGATCAGCCGGATCAATACCGGGATCCTCTGCGCCGGCGCGCGCGATCTGCTGCGCTGGCTCGCGGCCGGCGAGGCCGCGGCGGAACAACGCCGCGGCGAGTGGTACCTGACCGATGTCGTGGCCGAGGCCCGCGGCGAGGACTGCCCGGTTGCGCTGCTGATGAGCAGCCGGCCCGAGGCGGTGCTCGGAATCAACGACCGGGTACAGCTCGCGGCCCAGGAACGGCTGCTGCAACGGGATCGCGCCGAACGCTGCATGCGCGACGGGCTGCGGCTCGGCGACCCGGCCCGTTTCGACCTGCGCGGCTCGCTGGCATCCGGCAGCGACTGTTTCATCGACGTCAACGTGATCATCGAGGGCGACGTGCGCCTGGGCGACGCGGTGACCATCGGCCCGGGCTGCCGGCTGCGGAACGTGACCGTCGGCGACGGCGCGGTGATCGACGCCCACTCGCTGCTGGAATCCTGTAGCGTCGGTCCGGACTGTCACGTGGGGCCGTTCGCGCGCCTGCGCCCCGGCGCCCGTCTCGACGCGGGGGCCCGGGTCGGCAATTTCGTCGAAATGAAGAACGCTCTGCTCGGCCCCGGCGCGAAGGCGAACCACCTCAGCTATCTCGGAGACGCGTCGGTCGGCGCACGCGCCAACATCGGTGCGGGCACGATCACCTGCAACTACGACGGTGCGAACAAACACCGAACCGATATCGGCGCCGACGCGTTCATCGGCTCGAACTCGGCGCTGGTCGCACCCGTTCGCGTCGGGGCCGGCGCCACCGTGGGCGCGGGCACGGTGCTGACCCGGGACGCCCCGCCCGAACAATTGACCCTCGCCCGCGCACCACAGCGAACGCTGGAAGGCTGGCGCCGCCCCGTCAAGCGCCCGCGCGCGCCCGAAAACGACTAG
- the glmS gene encoding glutamine--fructose-6-phosphate transaminase (isomerizing) codes for MCGIVAGIAERNIVPILIEGLRNLEYRGYDSAGIAVLADGDLLRERTLGKVATLADAVERSALKGTAGIAHTRWATHGAPSSGNAHPHVSADRIAVVHNGIIENHGELRAGLEARGHRFTSETDTEVIAHLICEELGNGSGDLLTALRAAARRLHGAYAIAAIDRDAPQRIVLAREGSPLVIGLGIGENFAASDIQALLPVTQRFVDLEDGDFAVLERIAITVVDADGHPVHRPVRESSREALAADRGGYRHFMLKEIHEQPEAVAATLEGRIGTQTLLPNLLGPDTASQLAAVQAVQIVACGTSYHAGLVARYWLEAALGLPCQVEVASEFRYRPHVVQPGTLLVVISQSGETADTLAVLKQSRQEAFCARLAICNVPESAMVRNADLVLMTHAGPEIGVASTKAFTTQLVALALLVLLLAEHAPGARMDVATRAQWVQALRALPEQIRQVLAMDAAVAEVAEQLVERQHALFLGRGQHFPIALEGALKLKEISYIHAEAYPSGELKHGPLALVDADMPVVAVAPNDPQLEKLASNLQEVRARGGELIVFADDETSQALGSADTWIGLPGRNSFPWLAPVLFTVPLQLLAYHTAVLKGTDVDQPRNLAKSVTVE; via the coding sequence ATGTGTGGAATCGTTGCCGGCATCGCCGAGCGAAACATCGTCCCGATCCTGATCGAGGGTCTGCGCAACCTCGAGTACCGAGGCTACGATTCGGCGGGCATCGCGGTACTCGCCGATGGCGACCTGCTGCGCGAACGCACGCTGGGCAAGGTCGCAACGCTTGCGGACGCGGTCGAGCGGAGCGCACTGAAGGGCACCGCCGGCATCGCGCATACCCGCTGGGCCACGCATGGCGCGCCGAGTTCGGGCAACGCCCACCCTCACGTGTCGGCGGACCGAATTGCGGTGGTCCACAACGGGATCATCGAGAACCACGGCGAGCTGCGCGCCGGTCTGGAGGCGCGCGGCCACCGCTTCACCTCCGAGACCGATACCGAGGTGATCGCCCATCTGATTTGCGAGGAACTCGGCAACGGCAGCGGCGACCTGCTCACGGCGCTGCGCGCGGCGGCCCGCCGGCTCCACGGGGCCTATGCCATCGCCGCGATCGACCGGGACGCTCCCCAGCGCATCGTGCTCGCGCGCGAGGGCAGCCCGCTGGTGATCGGTCTTGGCATCGGGGAAAACTTCGCCGCCTCCGACATCCAGGCATTGCTTCCGGTCACGCAGCGCTTCGTCGATCTGGAGGACGGCGATTTCGCGGTGCTGGAGCGCATCGCGATCACCGTGGTCGATGCGGATGGCCATCCGGTCCACCGACCGGTGCGCGAGAGCAGCCGGGAGGCGCTGGCGGCCGACCGCGGCGGCTACCGGCACTTCATGCTGAAGGAGATCCATGAGCAGCCGGAGGCCGTTGCCGCGACGCTCGAGGGGCGCATCGGCACGCAGACGCTGCTGCCGAACCTGCTCGGACCGGACACCGCAAGCCAGCTCGCGGCGGTGCAGGCGGTGCAGATCGTCGCCTGCGGCACCAGCTATCATGCCGGCCTGGTGGCACGCTACTGGCTCGAGGCCGCGCTGGGGCTGCCGTGCCAGGTCGAAGTGGCCAGCGAGTTCCGGTACCGGCCGCATGTGGTGCAACCGGGGACGCTGCTGGTGGTGATCTCCCAGTCCGGCGAAACCGCCGATACCCTCGCGGTGCTGAAGCAGTCCCGGCAGGAGGCGTTCTGTGCCCGGCTGGCGATCTGCAACGTGCCGGAGAGCGCGATGGTGCGCAACGCCGACCTGGTGCTGATGACCCACGCCGGACCGGAGATCGGTGTGGCATCGACCAAGGCCTTCACCACCCAGCTGGTGGCGCTGGCCCTGCTCGTCCTGCTGCTGGCCGAACACGCGCCCGGCGCCCGCATGGACGTCGCGACCCGCGCCCAGTGGGTGCAGGCGCTGCGCGCGCTGCCCGAGCAGATCCGGCAGGTGCTCGCGATGGATGCCGCGGTGGCGGAGGTGGCCGAACAGCTGGTCGAGCGACAGCATGCGCTGTTCCTCGGCCGCGGGCAGCACTTTCCGATCGCGCTGGAGGGCGCGCTGAAGCTGAAGGAGATCTCCTACATTCACGCAGAGGCCTATCCCTCGGGCGAGTTGAAGCACGGGCCGCTGGCATTGGTCGACGCCGACATGCCGGTGGTGGCCGTGGCCCCGAACGACCCGCAGCTCGAGAAACTGGCGAGCAACCTGCAGGAGGTGCGCGCGCGCGGCGGGGAACTGATCGTGTTCGCCGACGACGAAACCTCGCAGGCGCTCGGCAGCGCAGACACCTGGATCGGGCTGCCCGGCCGCAATTCGTTCCCCTGGCTCGCCCCGGTGCTGTTCACCGTGCCGCTGCAGCTGCTCGCCTACCACACCGCGGTGCTGAAAGGCACCGATGTCGACCAGCCGCGCAACCTCGCCAAGTCCGTCACCGTCGAGTAG
- a CDS encoding DUF3175 domain-containing protein produces the protein MAPETPRRWSQRVTEHSDALDLEAGVFTLDDPRQIALSLKRSADRSARRKTDPFRSAMSMLNFYINRAGGNLPDARRACLERAKDELRAAYGRPRRDRPA, from the coding sequence ATGGCCCCGGAAACGCCACGCCGCTGGTCACAAAGGGTCACCGAACACAGCGATGCGCTCGACCTCGAGGCCGGGGTCTTCACCCTCGACGATCCGCGGCAGATCGCGCTGTCCCTGAAGCGGTCGGCCGACCGCAGCGCGCGCCGCAAGACCGACCCGTTCCGGTCCGCGATGTCGATGCTCAACTTCTACATCAACCGGGCCGGGGGCAATCTCCCCGACGCGCGGCGGGCCTGCCTGGAACGGGCCAAGGATGAGCTCCGCGCCGCCTACGGCAGGCCCCGGCGCGACCGGCCAGCGTGA
- a CDS encoding endonuclease dU, which yields MNRRITHVAGFDDAPFPRDHRGPVLVVGTVFAGSRLEGVLSTRVRRDGINATERLARSLTGSRHFPQLQAILLQGIAFAGFNVVDLAALHRETGLPVLVVARRPPDLAAIRRALLEHVPGGLRKWRLIEAAGPMEPIAGVQVQRQGLDPEDARMLVEALQIHGKLPEPLRTAHLIAGGIATGESRHRP from the coding sequence ATGAACCGGCGCATCACCCATGTCGCGGGCTTCGACGATGCGCCGTTCCCGCGCGACCACCGGGGTCCCGTGCTGGTGGTCGGGACCGTTTTCGCGGGAAGTCGGCTCGAGGGCGTGCTCTCGACCCGCGTGCGCCGCGACGGGATCAACGCCACCGAGCGCCTGGCCCGGTCGCTGACGGGCTCGCGCCACTTCCCCCAGCTCCAGGCCATCCTGCTGCAAGGCATCGCGTTCGCGGGCTTCAACGTGGTCGACCTCGCGGCGCTGCACCGCGAAACCGGTCTGCCGGTGCTGGTCGTGGCACGCCGCCCGCCGGATCTTGCGGCGATCCGCCGCGCACTGCTCGAACATGTGCCCGGCGGCCTGCGCAAATGGCGGCTGATCGAGGCGGCCGGGCCGATGGAACCCATCGCGGGCGTGCAGGTGCAGCGTCAGGGGCTGGATCCCGAAGACGCCCGGATGCTGGTGGAGGCATTGCAGATTCACGGCAAATTGCCGGAACCCCTGCGCACCGCCCACCTGATCGCCGGCGGCATCGCCACCGGAGAAAGCCGGCACCGTCCGTGA
- a CDS encoding S1C family serine protease, translating to MTNAIQGRIARGQRWRRGATAWLLALLLLAGAIGSNLGCAPRTEFRSERLAYEQNTIEIVQRVAPSVVSVRVSAPGTPAEGESDGQRVAGGSGFVVDGAGRIITNFHVVAMAIGEGPDDTVELAPGARLSVSYLGSPETEHPVRILGANPDVDLALLELIEPDRAPFVPPIPLADSDRVQVGQKAVAIGNPFGLHSSVTAGIVSAVERTQPGLVGIEIPYIQTDAAINPGNSGGPLLNSAAQVVGVNNTILAPAGAFAGIGLAVPSNLLREAMAELLAGGLSGLAAAAAQLPDRPRIGLQIALRVADYPRALRERLELPPQGVVVTGVARNGPGDRAGIRGPEGVVVVDGQPFPYGMDVITAIDGEPVARAIDVQRVVLQRDAGDIVTVTIWRDGEAMDLEVALEVVPREDE from the coding sequence ATGACGAACGCGATACAGGGCCGAATCGCCCGCGGCCAACGTTGGCGGCGAGGCGCAACGGCGTGGCTCCTCGCGCTCCTGCTGCTCGCAGGCGCGATCGGCAGCAACCTCGGCTGCGCACCGCGGACCGAGTTCAGGAGCGAGCGGCTCGCCTACGAACAGAACACCATCGAGATCGTGCAACGCGTCGCTCCCAGCGTCGTGTCGGTACGCGTATCGGCGCCCGGAACACCGGCCGAAGGCGAGTCGGACGGCCAGCGCGTCGCCGGCGGCAGCGGTTTCGTGGTGGACGGCGCGGGACGCATCATCACCAACTTTCACGTGGTCGCGATGGCGATCGGCGAAGGGCCGGACGACACGGTCGAACTGGCCCCCGGCGCACGCCTGAGCGTCTCCTACCTCGGCAGCCCCGAGACCGAGCATCCGGTCCGGATCCTGGGCGCAAACCCGGACGTCGACCTGGCGTTGCTGGAGCTGATCGAGCCGGACCGGGCCCCGTTCGTACCGCCGATCCCGCTGGCCGATTCCGACCGGGTGCAGGTCGGCCAGAAGGCGGTCGCGATCGGCAACCCCTTCGGGCTGCATTCCAGCGTGACCGCCGGCATCGTCTCCGCGGTCGAGCGCACCCAGCCCGGGCTGGTGGGAATCGAGATCCCGTACATCCAGACCGATGCCGCGATCAACCCCGGCAACTCGGGAGGTCCGCTGCTGAACTCGGCGGCGCAGGTCGTCGGCGTGAACAATACCATTCTGGCTCCGGCGGGGGCGTTCGCTGGCATCGGCCTGGCCGTGCCCAGCAATCTGTTGCGCGAGGCGATGGCCGAGTTGCTCGCCGGAGGGCTGTCCGGCCTTGCGGCCGCGGCCGCACAGCTTCCGGACCGCCCCCGCATCGGGCTGCAGATCGCACTGCGCGTCGCAGACTACCCGCGTGCGCTGCGGGAGCGTCTGGAACTGCCGCCCCAGGGGGTCGTGGTCACCGGGGTCGCCCGAAACGGACCGGGCGACCGCGCCGGGATCCGGGGGCCGGAAGGCGTGGTGGTCGTCGACGGGCAGCCCTTCCCGTACGGCATGGACGTGATCACCGCGATCGACGGCGAACCCGTTGCGCGCGCGATCGACGTGCAGCGCGTCGTGCTCCAGCGCGACGCCGGAGACATCGTGACCGTAACGATCTGGCGCGACGGCGAGGCGATGGATCTCGAGGTCGCGCTGGAGGTGGTCCCGCGGGAGGACGAATGA
- a CDS encoding amylo-alpha-1,6-glucosidase encodes MRPPADTREGALQPERSEGYERAIDLLRACATPDGFLATPTQRSNYRRIWARDGAILALAALGTDDAELIATARCTLQVLATHQGPHGEIPSNVDPATGRVSYGGTTGRVDADLWFVIACAEYWRATGDGDFLDRMLPAIEKVRFLLGAWEFNNRGLLYVPVTGDWADEYLQSGYVLYDQLLYLQAQRGFAALHEAMHGSADHALGERIGRLHHLIRGNYWFNGDGTVPGDVYHEVLYRKGLEAAPHCADCYWMPYFSPSGYGYRFDAFANLLASLFGVADAAQRERVDAFIAEQLLSDELPLLPAFHPVIEPVDEDWEDLQVMFSYTFKNRPYEFHNGGLWPMLTGFHVADLAHRGHRQPAQDLLAAIHRANALTMDGEPWSFPEFVHGRELTPGGTRRQGWSAAAAVIGENALHGRTLFRVTSNA; translated from the coding sequence ATGAGGCCGCCGGCGGACACGCGGGAAGGCGCGTTGCAACCGGAGCGCAGCGAAGGCTACGAACGCGCGATCGACCTGCTGCGCGCCTGCGCGACGCCCGACGGCTTTCTCGCCACGCCGACCCAGCGCTCGAACTACCGGCGCATCTGGGCCCGCGATGGCGCGATCCTGGCGCTGGCAGCGCTTGGCACCGACGACGCCGAGCTGATCGCAACCGCCCGATGCACGCTGCAGGTGCTGGCAACGCACCAGGGACCGCATGGCGAGATCCCGAGCAACGTGGACCCGGCCACCGGGCGCGTCAGCTATGGCGGGACCACCGGGCGCGTCGATGCCGACCTCTGGTTCGTGATCGCCTGCGCGGAATACTGGCGCGCGACCGGCGATGGAGACTTTCTCGATCGCATGCTGCCCGCAATCGAGAAGGTGCGCTTCTTGCTCGGGGCCTGGGAATTCAACAACCGCGGGCTGCTGTACGTACCGGTGACCGGGGACTGGGCCGACGAGTATCTGCAGAGCGGCTACGTGCTCTACGACCAGTTGCTGTATCTGCAGGCCCAGCGCGGCTTCGCTGCGCTGCATGAGGCAATGCACGGGTCCGCCGACCATGCGCTGGGCGAGCGCATCGGGCGTCTCCACCATCTGATCCGCGGGAACTACTGGTTCAACGGAGACGGCACGGTGCCCGGCGACGTGTACCACGAAGTGCTGTACCGCAAGGGACTCGAGGCCGCCCCGCACTGCGCCGACTGCTATTGGATGCCGTATTTTTCGCCCAGCGGCTACGGCTACCGCTTCGACGCCTTCGCTAACCTGCTCGCGTCGCTGTTCGGCGTGGCGGACGCTGCCCAGCGCGAACGTGTCGATGCCTTCATCGCCGAGCAACTGCTGAGCGACGAGTTGCCGCTGCTGCCGGCGTTCCATCCAGTGATCGAGCCGGTCGACGAGGACTGGGAGGATCTGCAGGTGATGTTTTCCTACACGTTCAAGAACCGGCCCTACGAGTTTCACAACGGCGGCCTCTGGCCGATGCTGACCGGCTTCCATGTCGCCGACCTCGCGCACCGGGGCCACAGGCAACCGGCGCAAGACCTGCTCGCCGCGATCCACCGTGCCAACGCGCTGACCATGGACGGCGAGCCGTGGAGCTTTCCCGAATTCGTGCACGGCCGGGAGCTGACCCCCGGCGGCACGCGCCGCCAAGGCTGGAGCGCGGCGGCGGCGGTGATCGGGGAAAACGCCCTGCACGGCCGGACGCTGTTTCGGGTCACCAGCAATGCCTGA
- a CDS encoding HAD-IIB family hydrolase yields the protein MPDRVILCTDLDRTVIPNGDQPESPEARPRLHRFAGRSETVLVYVSGRDEGLLRSAIRDYTLPVPDFAIGDVGTTIYRLQGERWSRWQAWSDEIAPDWRGWEGPDLAGWLGGIDRLELQEPEKQNDFKLSYYAPCDIRPAQLLAAVRERLEPRGVRANLIWSIDEQAGRGLLDILPASANKRHAIEFLMREQDFPDRATVFAGDSGNDLDVLVSGLQAVLVRNAPDEVREEAVRRAGEAGHPERLYVARGGFLGMNGHYAAGVLEGVAHFLPQTVAWLAERPGTRR from the coding sequence ATGCCTGATCGCGTGATCCTCTGCACCGACCTCGACCGCACGGTGATTCCCAACGGGGATCAGCCAGAGTCGCCCGAGGCCCGCCCCCGGCTGCACCGTTTTGCCGGCCGGTCCGAAACCGTGCTGGTCTACGTCAGCGGACGGGACGAGGGCCTGCTGCGCAGCGCGATCCGCGACTACACGCTGCCGGTGCCGGATTTCGCGATCGGCGATGTCGGCACGACGATCTACCGGCTCCAGGGTGAACGCTGGAGCCGGTGGCAGGCCTGGTCGGACGAAATCGCGCCGGACTGGCGGGGCTGGGAGGGGCCGGATCTGGCCGGCTGGCTCGGCGGCATCGACCGGCTGGAGTTGCAGGAACCCGAGAAGCAGAACGACTTCAAACTCAGCTATTACGCCCCCTGCGATATCCGGCCCGCACAGCTGCTGGCAGCCGTTCGCGAACGCCTGGAGCCGCGCGGCGTGCGTGCGAACCTGATCTGGAGCATCGACGAACAAGCGGGCCGCGGGTTGCTGGATATCCTGCCCGCCTCCGCGAACAAGCGCCATGCGATCGAATTCCTGATGCGCGAACAGGATTTCCCCGACCGCGCGACGGTATTCGCCGGCGACAGCGGCAACGACCTCGACGTGCTGGTCAGCGGGCTGCAGGCGGTGTTGGTGCGCAATGCGCCGGATGAAGTGCGCGAAGAGGCGGTGCGCCGCGCCGGAGAGGCCGGCCATCCGGAGCGCCTGTACGTCGCCCGCGGCGGTTTCCTCGGAATGAACGGCCATTACGCCGCCGGGGTTCTCGAGGGGGTCGCCCATTTCCTCCCGCAGACGGTCGCGTGGCTGGCCGAGCGGCCGGGAACGCGCCGCTGA
- a CDS encoding DJ-1 family glyoxalase III has product MTRTPDAIRVLVPLAPGAEELEAVTLIDLFRRAGFTVVVAGLEPGPVTCSRGTVIVPDQPLDELAGQSFDLIVLPGGLPGADHLRDDPRVQALLRGQADAGRLVAAICAAPKALASAGILGGRRATAYPGALDESGLQPTGAAVEIDGDIVTGRGPGVAMDFALTLIERLGGKALRERVEAPLLR; this is encoded by the coding sequence GTGACCCGGACCCCGGACGCGATCCGGGTGCTGGTGCCGCTGGCCCCCGGCGCGGAAGAACTCGAGGCGGTGACGCTCATCGACCTGTTCCGGCGCGCCGGTTTCACCGTGGTGGTGGCCGGGCTCGAGCCGGGGCCGGTTACCTGCTCCCGAGGCACGGTGATCGTTCCGGACCAGCCGCTGGACGAGCTCGCCGGACAATCCTTCGATCTGATCGTGCTGCCGGGCGGGCTGCCGGGCGCCGACCACCTGCGGGACGACCCGCGGGTGCAGGCGCTGCTGCGCGGGCAGGCGGATGCCGGACGCCTGGTTGCGGCGATCTGTGCAGCACCGAAGGCGCTCGCCAGCGCCGGCATCCTCGGTGGTCGGCGCGCCACCGCATACCCGGGCGCGCTCGACGAGAGCGGGCTGCAGCCGACGGGCGCAGCGGTGGAGATCGACGGCGACATCGTCACCGGCCGCGGCCCCGGCGTGGCGATGGATTTTGCGCTGACGCTGATCGAGCGGCTCGGCGGCAAGGCGCTGCGCGAGCGCGTCGAGGCGCCGCTGCTGCGCTAA
- a CDS encoding S41 family peptidase — MNKRFSVGYGLVIGVILGLFLSVSFGVFADRHEGAGAQIPVEDLRRFTDVYMRIKRNYVSEVDDRELLDNAIKGMLSGLDPHSAYLDEREFRDLQVGTSGEFGGLGIEVGMEDGFVKVIAPIDDTPASRAGIRAGDLIIRLDDTPVKGMTLSDAVSKMRGERGTDITLTIMREGVDGPLRITITRDVIRVQSVRWETLEPGFGYVRITNFQARTARDLVRAVESLKEEGPLNGLVLDLRNNPGGVLNGAVGVSDAFLDSGLIVYTEGRLQESQFRYTASPGDVAAGAPIVVLVNEGSASASEIVAGALQDHKRAVIMGVQTFGKGSVQTILPLAQETAIKLTTARYYTPDGRSIQAEGIEPDIKIEPLTVARNDDGAARVSEANLDRHLRGNDEANERDAVDADDPDEPLAQRDYALNEALNLLKGLAILGQRS, encoded by the coding sequence ATGAACAAGCGTTTCAGCGTCGGCTACGGGCTCGTGATCGGCGTCATCCTGGGTCTGTTTCTGAGCGTGTCCTTCGGCGTATTCGCCGACCGCCACGAAGGCGCTGGCGCGCAGATCCCCGTGGAAGACCTGCGTCGATTCACCGACGTGTATATGCGCATCAAGCGCAACTATGTCTCCGAGGTCGACGACCGGGAACTCCTGGACAACGCGATCAAGGGGATGCTGTCCGGGCTGGACCCGCATTCGGCCTACCTCGACGAGCGGGAGTTCCGCGATCTGCAGGTCGGCACCAGCGGCGAGTTCGGCGGTCTCGGAATCGAAGTCGGGATGGAAGACGGCTTCGTCAAGGTGATCGCGCCGATCGACGATACCCCGGCCAGCCGCGCCGGCATCCGCGCGGGCGACCTGATCATTCGCCTCGACGACACCCCGGTCAAGGGCATGACGCTGTCCGACGCGGTCAGCAAGATGCGCGGCGAGCGCGGCACCGACATTACGCTGACCATCATGCGCGAAGGCGTCGACGGTCCGCTGCGCATCACCATCACCCGCGACGTGATCCGGGTGCAGAGCGTGCGTTGGGAGACGCTGGAACCGGGCTTCGGCTACGTCCGGATCACCAATTTCCAGGCGCGTACCGCGCGTGACCTGGTCCGCGCGGTCGAATCCCTGAAGGAGGAGGGGCCGCTGAACGGGCTGGTGCTCGACCTGCGCAACAATCCGGGGGGCGTGCTGAACGGGGCGGTCGGTGTCTCCGACGCCTTCCTCGACAGCGGCCTGATCGTGTACACCGAGGGCCGGCTGCAGGAATCCCAGTTCCGCTACACCGCGTCGCCTGGCGACGTGGCGGCCGGTGCGCCGATCGTGGTGCTGGTGAACGAGGGTTCGGCGTCGGCGTCGGAGATCGTCGCCGGGGCGCTGCAGGACCACAAGCGGGCGGTGATCATGGGCGTCCAGACCTTCGGCAAGGGGTCGGTGCAGACGATTCTCCCGCTGGCTCAGGAAACCGCGATCAAGCTCACGACCGCGCGCTACTACACGCCGGACGGCCGCTCGATCCAGGCCGAGGGGATCGAACCCGACATCAAGATCGAACCTCTGACGGTGGCACGCAACGATGACGGAGCGGCGCGCGTGAGCGAGGCGAACCTCGATCGCCACCTGCGGGGCAACGACGAAGCGAACGAGCGCGACGCGGTCGATGCCGACGATCCGGACGAACCCTTGGCCCAGCGCGACTACGCGCTGAACGAGGCGCTGAACCTCCTGAAGGGCCTGGCGATCCTGGGGCAGCGTTCGTGA